One Triticum dicoccoides isolate Atlit2015 ecotype Zavitan chromosome 4B, WEW_v2.0, whole genome shotgun sequence genomic window carries:
- the LOC119294908 gene encoding putative lipase ROG1 isoform X2 has protein sequence MASSAENWGYAAKHFIRKHPEDVVVHCSGCNSATRTFDGVDVMGRRLAEEVISVVQCRPELQKISFVAHSLGGLIARYAIALLYEPATQTDCHEEYEKDVNDARSNQPMGQGKIAGLEPMNFITFATPHLGTRSHKQMPLLRGSYRLEKMAFGMSWLAGRSGKHLFLKDVEDEKPPLLLQMVTDYGDLHFISALRSFKRCVAYSNVCGDFVVGWKTSSIRRQHELPKKEDFVDDVRYPHVVYVEKPKARDVDFSDEMIYQAKTTSEMEEVMLKSLNRIPWERVDVSFKRSRQRIFAHSTIQVKTYFFNSDGADVIFHMIDHFLY, from the exons ATGGCATCGTCGGCAG AAAATTGGGGTTACGCCGCGAAACATTTCATCAGAAAACACCCGGAGGATGTGGTTGTTCATT GCAGTGGATGCAACTCAGCAACTCGAACTTTCGATGGTGTTGATGTGATGGGAAGGAGATTGGCGGAGGAG GTGATTTCAGTTGTTCAGTGTAGACCGGAACTTCAGAAGATCTCCTTTGTTGCACACTCATTGGGTGGGTTGATTGCAAGATACGCCATAGCACTACTATATGAGCCTGCTACACAAACAGATTGTCATGAGGAGTATGAGAAGGATGTCAATGATGCTCGGAGCAACCAACCGATGGGTCAAGGCAAGATTGCTGGTTTGGAGCCCATGAACTTTATAACTTTTGCAACACCACACCTTGGCACAAGATCACATAAACAG ATGCCCCTTCTCCGTGGTTCCTATAGATTGGAAAAGATGGCTTTTGGTATGTCCTGGCTTGCTGGGAGAAGTGGAAAACATCTTTTTCTGAAGGATGTTGAAGATGAGAAGCCACCATTACTTCTTCAGATGGTTACTGATTATGGGGATCTCCATTTCAT ATCAGCTCTTCGTTCTTTCAAGCGCTGTGTTGCTTACTCAAATGTTTGTGGTGATT TTGTTGTTGGCTGGAAGACATCTTCAATACGCCGTCAACATGAGCTTCCCAAG AAAGAAGATTTTGTGGATGATGTAAGATATCCACATGTTGTATATGTGGAAAAACCAAAGGCTCGGGATGTTGATTTTTCGGATGAAATGATTTATCAGGCAAAAACTACAAGTGAAATGGAAG AGGTAATGCTCAAAAGCCTGAATAGAATTCCTTGGGAAAGGGTAGATGTTAGCTTCAAGAGAAGTAGACAAAGGATTTTCGCTCATAGCACCATTCAG GTGAAGACGTATTTCTTCAACTCTGATGGGGCTGATGTGATCTTCCACATGATCGACCATTTTCTCTACTAA
- the LOC119294908 gene encoding putative lipase C4A8.10 isoform X1, with amino-acid sequence MAPGEKKGRRWLPAACLPRPGCFTVSATEEGPSGSGSGSGADEGGSSRAPTHLIVTVNGIVGSAENWGYAAKHFIRKHPEDVVVHCSGCNSATRTFDGVDVMGRRLAEEVISVVQCRPELQKISFVAHSLGGLIARYAIALLYEPATQTDCHEEYEKDVNDARSNQPMGQGKIAGLEPMNFITFATPHLGTRSHKQMPLLRGSYRLEKMAFGMSWLAGRSGKHLFLKDVEDEKPPLLLQMVTDYGDLHFISALRSFKRCVAYSNVCGDFVVGWKTSSIRRQHELPKKEDFVDDVRYPHVVYVEKPKARDVDFSDEMIYQAKTTSEMEEVMLKSLNRIPWERVDVSFKRSRQRIFAHSTIQVKTYFFNSDGADVIFHMIDHFLY; translated from the exons ATGGCGCCGGGGGAGAAGAAGGGGAGGAGGTGGCTGCCGGCGGCGTGCCTCCCGCGGCCCGGGTGCTTCACGGTGTCCGCCACGGAAGAGGGGCCCtcgggctccggctccggctccggcgccGATGAGGGGGGCAGCAGTCGGGCGCCCACGCATCTGATCGTGACCGTCAATGGCATCGTCGGCAG TGCAGAAAATTGGGGTTACGCCGCGAAACATTTCATCAGAAAACACCCGGAGGATGTGGTTGTTCATT GCAGTGGATGCAACTCAGCAACTCGAACTTTCGATGGTGTTGATGTGATGGGAAGGAGATTGGCGGAGGAG GTGATTTCAGTTGTTCAGTGTAGACCGGAACTTCAGAAGATCTCCTTTGTTGCACACTCATTGGGTGGGTTGATTGCAAGATACGCCATAGCACTACTATATGAGCCTGCTACACAAACAGATTGTCATGAGGAGTATGAGAAGGATGTCAATGATGCTCGGAGCAACCAACCGATGGGTCAAGGCAAGATTGCTGGTTTGGAGCCCATGAACTTTATAACTTTTGCAACACCACACCTTGGCACAAGATCACATAAACAG ATGCCCCTTCTCCGTGGTTCCTATAGATTGGAAAAGATGGCTTTTGGTATGTCCTGGCTTGCTGGGAGAAGTGGAAAACATCTTTTTCTGAAGGATGTTGAAGATGAGAAGCCACCATTACTTCTTCAGATGGTTACTGATTATGGGGATCTCCATTTCAT ATCAGCTCTTCGTTCTTTCAAGCGCTGTGTTGCTTACTCAAATGTTTGTGGTGATT TTGTTGTTGGCTGGAAGACATCTTCAATACGCCGTCAACATGAGCTTCCCAAG AAAGAAGATTTTGTGGATGATGTAAGATATCCACATGTTGTATATGTGGAAAAACCAAAGGCTCGGGATGTTGATTTTTCGGATGAAATGATTTATCAGGCAAAAACTACAAGTGAAATGGAAG AGGTAATGCTCAAAAGCCTGAATAGAATTCCTTGGGAAAGGGTAGATGTTAGCTTCAAGAGAAGTAGACAAAGGATTTTCGCTCATAGCACCATTCAG GTGAAGACGTATTTCTTCAACTCTGATGGGGCTGATGTGATCTTCCACATGATCGACCATTTTCTCTACTAA
- the LOC119294909 gene encoding E3 ubiquitin-protein ligase FANCL-like isoform X2 — MVLPANLSRDVGAHSCSAQDGQGEAGPPRPRRPPAFYSSVFAQIEEVGWGQLVSATGDDGVSCLTFRVVDEQRRQHSLEITLPINYPAYPPSIAADVPYLPKLQWSKSSRLKDVLCQFQEVLQDYWSTMDGIDKALWVVDTTKPTYAMSHRRIALGDDCYILLHVDTHKPNSLPECRFLGTDGKLERLIKNWRKNRKRWSADRKFHENLGTVLDFALPQPPSVSIKDDQQADCGICYATHLPVDDELGTQSGCAADYKCENPSCSRAFHSVCLRDWLRTITTTRQSFDVLFGNCPYCSEPVAVKGTDS, encoded by the exons ATGGTGCTACCCGCCAACCTCTCGCGCGACGTCGGAGCTCACTCGTGCTCTGCGCAGGACGGCCAGGGGGAAGCGGGGCCGCCGCGCCCGCGCAGACCGCCCGCGTTCTACAGCTCCGTGTTCGCACAG ATCGAAGAGGTCGGGTGGGGGCAGCTAGTGAGCGCCACAGGCGATGACGGCGTGTCGTGCCTCACCTTCCGCGTCGT GGATGAGCAGCGACGGCAACATTCACTGGAGATCACACTGCCCATAAACTACCCGGCATACCCTCCTTCAATTGCCGcg GATGTTCCTTATCTCCCCAAATTACAGTGGTCAAAAAGCTCAAGACTGAAGGATGTTCTCTGCCAATTCCAAGAG GTATTGCAAGATTACTGGTCTACAATGGATGGCATTGACAAGGCCCTTTGGGTTGTCGATACTACAAAGCCGACATATGCTATGTCTCATCGTCGCATAGCTTTGGGTGATGATTGCTATATTTTACTACATGTTGATACGCACAAGCCCAACTCCTTACCAGA GTGCCGCTTCCTAGGCACAGATGGGAAACTGGAAAGGCTGATAAAGAATTGGAGAAAAAATCGTAAGAGATG GAGCGCTGACAGAAAGTTCCATGAAAACCTGGGAACTGTGTTAGATTTTGCTCTGCCGCAACCCCCTTCTGTGAGCATCAAAGATGACCAGCAAGCTGATTGTGGGATATGTTACGCCACGCATCTGCCCGTCG ATGACGAACTTGGGACTCAGAGCGGGTGCGCGGCGGACTACAAGTGCGAAAACCCTAGCTGCAGCAGAGCCTTCCACTCCGTGTGCCTGAGAGACTGGCTGCGCACCATTACTACGACAAGGCA GTCGTTCGATGTTCTGTTCGGGAACTGCCCTTACTGCAGTGAGCCTGTCGCCGTGAAGGGCACCGACAGCTGA
- the LOC119294909 gene encoding E3 ubiquitin-protein ligase FANCL-like isoform X1, whose amino-acid sequence MVLPANLSRDVGAHSCSAQDGQGEAGPPRPRRPPAFYSSVFAQIEEVGWGQLVSATGDDGVSCLTFRVVDEQRRQHSLEITLPINYPAYPPSIAADVPYLPKLQWSKSSRLKDVLCQFQEHLKVLQDYWSTMDGIDKALWVVDTTKPTYAMSHRRIALGDDCYILLHVDTHKPNSLPECRFLGTDGKLERLIKNWRKNRKRWSADRKFHENLGTVLDFALPQPPSVSIKDDQQADCGICYATHLPVDDELGTQSGCAADYKCENPSCSRAFHSVCLRDWLRTITTTRQSFDVLFGNCPYCSEPVAVKGTDS is encoded by the exons ATGGTGCTACCCGCCAACCTCTCGCGCGACGTCGGAGCTCACTCGTGCTCTGCGCAGGACGGCCAGGGGGAAGCGGGGCCGCCGCGCCCGCGCAGACCGCCCGCGTTCTACAGCTCCGTGTTCGCACAG ATCGAAGAGGTCGGGTGGGGGCAGCTAGTGAGCGCCACAGGCGATGACGGCGTGTCGTGCCTCACCTTCCGCGTCGT GGATGAGCAGCGACGGCAACATTCACTGGAGATCACACTGCCCATAAACTACCCGGCATACCCTCCTTCAATTGCCGcg GATGTTCCTTATCTCCCCAAATTACAGTGGTCAAAAAGCTCAAGACTGAAGGATGTTCTCTGCCAATTCCAAGAG CACCTGAAGGTATTGCAAGATTACTGGTCTACAATGGATGGCATTGACAAGGCCCTTTGGGTTGTCGATACTACAAAGCCGACATATGCTATGTCTCATCGTCGCATAGCTTTGGGTGATGATTGCTATATTTTACTACATGTTGATACGCACAAGCCCAACTCCTTACCAGA GTGCCGCTTCCTAGGCACAGATGGGAAACTGGAAAGGCTGATAAAGAATTGGAGAAAAAATCGTAAGAGATG GAGCGCTGACAGAAAGTTCCATGAAAACCTGGGAACTGTGTTAGATTTTGCTCTGCCGCAACCCCCTTCTGTGAGCATCAAAGATGACCAGCAAGCTGATTGTGGGATATGTTACGCCACGCATCTGCCCGTCG ATGACGAACTTGGGACTCAGAGCGGGTGCGCGGCGGACTACAAGTGCGAAAACCCTAGCTGCAGCAGAGCCTTCCACTCCGTGTGCCTGAGAGACTGGCTGCGCACCATTACTACGACAAGGCA GTCGTTCGATGTTCTGTTCGGGAACTGCCCTTACTGCAGTGAGCCTGTCGCCGTGAAGGGCACCGACAGCTGA